In Fibrobacter sp. UWB10, a single window of DNA contains:
- a CDS encoding GGDEF domain-containing protein, with product MKKEELQNFVESFPTMSSILSVEKNADGGIGTIRIEAGNQIYIKSMERKDEDGNSVFTETFVPGSNYERYMEKELNFEKFVYQSAILHKPVHAYIRPERFNFCINQFLMPVDVEDDEKGYCVFTLEIQPEEDLDTSTRLSSEISQNVLKACIKLRGSKDFKKTMDEVIEDVRIICKASTCSVLLTDFKERTCSILSCARRQGMPPLDLDRVFNNEYIYIAESWIETLKGSNCLIIQNEADMEIIRQRNPVWHKTMMEAGVESLVLLPLTHNNEFVGFIWATNFDTSRVLRIKETLELVTFFIASEVASYKLVQRLRFLSNEDLLTGVNNRNAMNNRVLQFVSREVNYRTISVVFADLNGLKPINDNEGHNAGDALLKNAAEILKQTFTDCEIYRAGGDEFVVVAIDVAKDSLEARVETLREKSKVKGNVSFAIGFYHDENAGDIRKAMREADALMYEDKKANYAHSRG from the coding sequence ATGAAAAAAGAAGAATTGCAAAATTTCGTTGAATCATTTCCGACGATGTCAAGCATCCTTTCTGTTGAAAAAAACGCAGATGGGGGCATCGGGACTATCCGCATCGAAGCGGGTAACCAGATCTATATCAAGTCCATGGAAAGAAAAGACGAGGACGGCAATTCTGTATTCACTGAAACTTTTGTCCCTGGCTCCAATTATGAACGGTACATGGAAAAGGAACTGAACTTCGAGAAGTTCGTTTACCAGAGCGCCATTCTGCATAAACCGGTTCACGCTTACATTCGCCCGGAACGCTTTAATTTTTGCATTAATCAGTTCTTGATGCCCGTCGATGTCGAAGACGACGAAAAAGGCTATTGCGTCTTTACGCTTGAAATCCAGCCCGAAGAAGACCTTGACACTTCCACAAGGCTTTCTTCTGAAATTTCGCAAAACGTGCTCAAGGCATGCATCAAGCTGCGCGGTTCAAAGGATTTCAAGAAAACCATGGACGAGGTGATTGAAGACGTTCGCATTATTTGCAAAGCGAGCACCTGCAGCGTTCTTTTGACCGACTTCAAGGAGAGAACTTGCTCCATTTTGAGCTGTGCCCGAAGGCAAGGAATGCCTCCGCTGGATCTTGATAGGGTATTCAACAACGAATATATCTATATCGCGGAATCCTGGATAGAAACGCTTAAAGGGAGCAACTGTTTGATTATCCAGAACGAAGCAGACATGGAAATTATTCGTCAGAGAAATCCAGTCTGGCATAAAACCATGATGGAAGCCGGTGTTGAAAGCCTGGTTCTGCTGCCGTTGACGCACAACAACGAATTTGTCGGATTCATTTGGGCGACAAACTTTGATACCTCCAGAGTCCTGCGCATTAAGGAAACCCTTGAACTGGTGACCTTCTTTATTGCCTCTGAAGTGGCCAGCTACAAGCTGGTGCAGCGCCTTAGGTTCTTGAGCAATGAAGATCTCCTGACTGGCGTGAATAACCGCAATGCCATGAACAACAGAGTTCTTCAGTTTGTAAGCCGCGAAGTCAACTACAGGACGATTTCCGTGGTCTTCGCCGACTTGAACGGGCTTAAGCCCATTAACGACAACGAAGGCCACAATGCCGGCGACGCCCTCTTGAAGAACGCCGCAGAAATTCTGAAGCAGACCTTCACTGATTGCGAGATTTACCGCGCCGGCGGCGACGAATTTGTCGTCGTGGCCATCGACGTTGCCAAGGATAGCCTTGAAGCTAGAGTCGAAACGCTCCGCGAAAAATCCAAGGTCAAAGGCAACGTGAGTTTCGCTATCGGGTTCTACCACGACGAAAACGCGGGAGACATCCGTAAGGCGATGCGCGAAGCCGATGCCCTCATGTACGAAGACAAGAAGGCTAACTACGCCCACAGCCGTGGTTAA